In Methanococcoides sp. LMO-2, a single window of DNA contains:
- a CDS encoding DUF2227 family putative metal-binding protein — MPDAKTHDAINIGTMIAILAGLSYLVIWEKNSIAVRYLNSYTIALFSMSYLFGTFFLSPDLDIESTPYKRWGVLRFIWWPYKVIFKHRGISHNPILGPLSIVANLAVIVALLLLLAGVDLHTVPLRFAVVAIVGVMLSIEVHIISDFLVSKMKDPF, encoded by the coding sequence ATGCCGGATGCAAAAACACATGACGCAATAAATATCGGAACAATGATAGCTATACTGGCAGGTCTTTCCTATCTTGTGATCTGGGAGAAGAATTCCATAGCTGTCAGGTACCTGAACAGTTACACGATAGCGCTTTTTTCCATGTCCTACCTGTTTGGAACATTCTTCCTTAGCCCGGACCTTGATATTGAAAGCACACCTTACAAAAGATGGGGTGTCCTCAGGTTCATCTGGTGGCCCTACAAGGTCATATTCAAGCACAGGGGAATCTCACACAATCCTATCCTCGGGCCTCTGTCAATTGTGGCTAACCTTGCAGTTATAGTTGCTCTATTGCTATTGCTTGCCGGGGTAGACCTGCATACCGTTCCTTTAAGGTTTGCTGTCGTGGCCATAGTCGGAGTGATGCTTTCAATTGAGGTCCATATCATATCGGACTTTTTAGTCTCGAAAATGAAGGATCCTTTTTAA
- a CDS encoding zinc-ribbon domain-containing protein: MAKAMKFCSNCGAEIDENAVICPKCEVPDDTQYPASRSAKNPGLAAVLSVLFSGLGQVYNGELVKGIAILLGTVVGWFVFIMPGLIICAYGVYDAYTTSKKMNSAEIPLKKAKFSDYILFILAFLILIGVFTAILLWMELM; the protein is encoded by the coding sequence ATGGCAAAAGCAATGAAGTTTTGTTCAAATTGTGGCGCTGAGATCGATGAAAATGCTGTGATATGCCCAAAATGTGAAGTTCCTGACGACACACAATATCCTGCATCACGATCTGCCAAGAACCCCGGGCTTGCAGCTGTTCTATCTGTTTTGTTCAGCGGATTGGGACAGGTCTACAACGGCGAGCTTGTGAAAGGGATTGCCATACTGCTGGGTACCGTTGTAGGCTGGTTTGTTTTCATTATGCCAGGACTCATAATCTGTGCATATGGAGTATATGATGCTTACACGACCTCAAAGAAAATGAATTCAGCTGAGATACCCCTTAAAAAAGCAAAATTTTCAGATTATATTCTCTTCATATTAGCATTCCTGATCCTGATCGGAGTATTTACCGCCATATTGCTCTGGATGGAATTGATGTGA